The following are from one region of the Marinomonas sp. CT5 genome:
- a CDS encoding glycosyltransferase translates to MYLEDSERPLISVLMNCYNGEKYLREALDSIVAQTYDNWELIFWDNQSSDNSKSILEEYLPDSRIKYFYAPTHTNLGGGRAAAWSYIKGKYLGVLDVDDLWEPSKLEEQVSIMESDPEIGVCISNTKFFSEKHSEVLYDSAPPVELGVGELIRKYYISLESVLLSMDHAKNLDEGFSNDFSHIADFDLIVRIASSSKIHYVPKVLSAWRVHESSGTWTDSQQFNFEFIKWVSKYKNSTLFYRYSNELAHIQSRALLRSISVSFAKLKFKEIFTHLSNESFLIKLRTFLILIFYIPFSNVFFWIRKKRFQRKWW, encoded by the coding sequence ATGTATTTAGAAGATAGTGAACGGCCGCTCATTTCAGTTCTAATGAATTGTTATAACGGCGAAAAATATCTGAGGGAGGCCTTGGATAGTATTGTTGCACAGACTTACGACAATTGGGAGCTTATATTCTGGGATAACCAATCATCCGACAACTCTAAAAGTATACTTGAAGAGTATCTTCCCGATTCTCGAATAAAATATTTTTATGCCCCCACCCATACTAATCTAGGAGGGGGAAGAGCCGCAGCATGGTCATATATAAAAGGCAAATACCTTGGTGTCTTAGATGTAGATGATCTTTGGGAACCTTCCAAATTAGAAGAACAGGTTTCTATTATGGAGAGTGATCCAGAGATAGGTGTCTGTATATCGAATACAAAGTTTTTTAGTGAAAAACATTCAGAAGTCTTATATGATTCTGCACCTCCAGTAGAACTGGGTGTTGGAGAGCTAATCCGAAAATACTATATTTCATTAGAATCTGTACTCTTGTCCATGGATCATGCGAAAAACCTAGACGAAGGCTTTTCAAATGATTTTAGTCATATTGCTGATTTTGATCTCATTGTGCGGATTGCAAGTAGTTCTAAGATTCATTATGTGCCTAAGGTTTTGTCTGCATGGCGAGTTCACGAAAGTAGTGGAACATGGACTGATAGTCAGCAATTTAATTTTGAATTTATAAAATGGGTAAGCAAATATAAAAATAGTACCTTGTTCTATAGATACAGTAATGAACTTGCTCATATTCAAAGTAGAGCACTCTTAAGAAGTATCTCAGTTAGTTTTGCTAAACTAAAATTTAAAGAGATCTTTACTCATTTATCTAATGAGAGCTTCCTTATTAAGCTAAGAACCTTCTTGATTCTGATTTTTTATATTCCTTTTTCCAATGTATTTTTTTGGATAAGAAAAAAACGTTTTCAAAGGAAGTGGTGGTGA
- a CDS encoding polysaccharide deacetylase family protein translates to MRNIIKFIILFYFYLLYSLKELLGKERKEPIVRVLILHYVSENELGKLANLVDKLSKDWDFISGEEFSLFKEGKISLKRKSLLITFDDGFLSSKFASDNVLAPRNIKSIFFISPGFIDTFGNDQKTYQFLSKNLRLNNIDASNIPNHFKPMSWDDVRSLYKNGNIVGSHTLYHDKVSLSFQQGELVRDLLESKIRLEKELGGSLVSEFAFPFGNIESICFDSYKQSEEVYLNVYSGFRGENYIGETGIVKRDAIDLSAPSFYTKAYLLGASDVFYKGILRGFLKV, encoded by the coding sequence ATGCGTAATATAATTAAATTTATTATTCTCTTTTATTTTTATCTTCTATATAGTTTAAAAGAACTCTTGGGGAAAGAAAGAAAAGAACCTATCGTTAGAGTTCTCATATTGCATTATGTAAGTGAGAATGAGTTGGGAAAATTAGCCAACCTTGTTGATAAACTTTCTAAAGATTGGGATTTTATAAGTGGAGAAGAGTTTTCTTTGTTTAAAGAGGGTAAAATCTCTTTAAAGAGAAAAAGCTTGTTAATTACTTTTGATGATGGCTTTTTATCTAGTAAATTTGCCTCCGATAATGTTCTAGCGCCAAGAAATATAAAAAGTATATTTTTTATTTCCCCCGGCTTTATAGACACCTTTGGTAATGATCAGAAAACGTATCAGTTCTTATCAAAAAACTTGCGTTTAAATAATATCGACGCTTCCAATATCCCCAATCACTTTAAACCTATGAGCTGGGATGATGTGAGGTCATTATATAAAAATGGTAATATTGTCGGTTCTCATACATTGTACCATGACAAAGTATCATTAAGCTTCCAACAGGGAGAGTTAGTAAGGGACTTATTGGAGTCTAAAATAAGACTGGAAAAAGAGCTCGGTGGCTCATTAGTATCAGAGTTTGCATTCCCTTTTGGTAACATTGAAAGTATTTGCTTTGACTCATATAAGCAAAGTGAAGAAGTATACCTCAATGTTTATTCAGGCTTTAGAGGCGAGAATTACATAGGCGAAACTGGAATTGTTAAAAGGGATGCTATTGATTTATCTGCGCCTTCTTTTTATACAAAAGCTTATTTGCTTGGAGCAAGTGATGTTTTTTATAAGGGGATATTAAGAGGTTTCTTGAAAGTATGA